Proteins encoded by one window of Methanothermobacter sp. K4:
- a CDS encoding phage head morphogenesis protein — protein MVRPGGVEYDHKKLDYLFDEFLTDIQDVLTRLRVTDVESFLSDFHSLTKAEFMRRYGVSEREYNELQAALQELEDLNPPTLEDGKDLAQIIWFMGLAVVYLARDIERDTEIQAYRQHAEAHGRPLYLNWVTMGDDHVCETCQDYEDGSPYRVEEFPHIPHPFCRCHPEPCDENGRPIDDLSEYSGSELEYYDEIMEDFGDVGIDFEAVPPPPPYYYI, from the coding sequence ATGGTGCGTCCTGGAGGAGTTGAGTACGATCATAAAAAGCTTGACTACCTGTTTGATGAATTCCTCACGGATATACAGGATGTCCTAACTCGTTTAAGGGTTACTGATGTTGAATCCTTCTTATCAGATTTCCACTCACTCACTAAGGCAGAATTCATGAGGCGTTATGGTGTCAGTGAACGTGAATACAATGAACTCCAAGCCGCACTTCAAGAATTAGAGGATTTAAACCCACCAACTCTTGAGGATGGGAAGGATTTAGCGCAGATCATCTGGTTCATGGGCCTTGCGGTGGTTTATCTTGCGAGGGATATTGAACGTGACACAGAAATCCAGGCATATCGTCAGCACGCCGAAGCACATGGCAGGCCATTATATCTGAACTGGGTGACAATGGGTGATGATCATGTTTGTGAGACTTGCCAGGACTATGAGGACGGATCCCCCTATAGGGTGGAGGAATTCCCCCATATCCCCCACCCCTTCTGCAGATGCCACCCTGAACCCTGCGATGAGAATGGAAGACCAATCGATGACCTTTCAGAGTACAGTGGAAGTGAACTTGAATATTATGATGAGATCATGGAGGACTTTGGGGATGTTGGGATCGACTTTGAAGCCGTACCGCCGCCGCCACCATACTACTACATTTAA
- a CDS encoding XkdF-like putative serine protease domain-containing protein, translating to MHRKGYENAKSLIEAGKVNDGEWEKPDLKDFNDVEEYALFHLAVNPDADPTTAGAYAYPYGREGEVYLQALRAIRSSAAGARGATRNDEIFDAAGRLLEMINEKGDESKKCHGDHCIQQHMILKVDEHQRIITGPVLVPGEFDLDGDIVSKEQVERVAYKFMEDYQNVDILHRFKNVAKPVESFILREDTMMEGVDLPEGTWILSAKVYDDDTWRGILEGKYQGFSITAVPAVMKKTTLADIGWPFDVVTVSIVDRPAVPKARYLSIKRGDRMDEKSVLKTIFENLKQYFEQDKPAKVDAGEVHALKNEMDSLKTSINDVIDELKSLKEAIQTETGSEDDGDRDAEGEGSLKSDKNTQALKGQVGETRRSALKSFHEEMGVDLFGRPIDRE from the coding sequence TTGCATAGGAAAGGATATGAAAATGCAAAGAGCCTCATAGAGGCTGGGAAAGTTAATGATGGTGAATGGGAGAAGCCTGACCTCAAGGACTTCAATGATGTCGAAGAGTATGCATTATTTCATCTTGCAGTAAACCCTGATGCTGACCCCACCACTGCAGGGGCGTATGCTTATCCTTATGGCCGTGAAGGGGAGGTGTACCTCCAAGCACTCAGAGCTATACGATCCTCTGCTGCAGGGGCTAGAGGAGCAACACGTAACGATGAGATATTCGACGCCGCAGGCAGACTCCTTGAAATGATCAATGAGAAAGGGGATGAATCAAAGAAATGCCATGGAGACCATTGCATACAGCAACATATGATCCTCAAGGTGGATGAGCATCAGAGGATCATCACAGGCCCAGTTCTGGTTCCTGGCGAGTTTGACCTTGATGGTGACATTGTTTCAAAGGAACAGGTTGAAAGGGTGGCCTACAAATTCATGGAGGATTACCAGAACGTTGATATCCTCCATCGTTTTAAGAACGTGGCTAAACCAGTTGAATCTTTTATACTGCGTGAGGATACGATGATGGAAGGTGTGGACCTTCCAGAGGGCACCTGGATACTCTCAGCAAAAGTATACGATGATGACACATGGAGGGGTATCCTAGAGGGAAAGTATCAGGGTTTCAGCATCACAGCCGTCCCAGCAGTCATGAAGAAAACAACACTGGCAGATATTGGCTGGCCATTTGACGTTGTAACGGTTTCTATTGTTGACAGGCCAGCAGTCCCAAAAGCAAGATACCTATCTATTAAACGAGGTGATAGGATGGATGAGAAATCTGTTCTTAAAACAATTTTTGAGAATTTGAAGCAGTATTTCGAGCAGGACAAACCAGCCAAAGTAGATGCTGGTGAAGTCCATGCCCTGAAGAATGAGATGGATTCGCTCAAAACATCAATTAATGATGTTATTGATGAGTTGAAATCCCTGAAAGAAGCGATTCAGACAGAAACAGGATCAGAGGATGATGGTGATAGAGACGCTGAGGGAGAAGGATCCTTAAAGTCTGACAAGAATACGCAGGCTCTGAAGGGCCAGGTGGGAGAAACCAGAAGATCAGCGCTCAAATCATTCCACGAGGAAATGGGCGTTGACCTCTTCGGAAGACCGATCGATAGAGAATGA
- a CDS encoding phage head closure protein, with the protein MCITGLKRFQQTLYKYGADAILTHREMKGRDERGQPVMEDTQHTIKVFFHVNTGNERLIIGQHVVDYDAYALTIRDLKVDEGDKLEVCGTEYNVSLIIPNRTHQELHLKRVRT; encoded by the coding sequence GTGTGCATAACTGGATTGAAACGTTTTCAGCAGACCCTCTACAAGTATGGTGCTGATGCTATCCTCACCCACAGGGAAATGAAGGGTCGTGATGAGAGAGGCCAACCAGTAATGGAGGACACACAACACACTATTAAAGTATTTTTCCATGTGAACACAGGGAACGAGAGGTTAATCATTGGCCAGCATGTTGTAGATTATGACGCATACGCATTAACAATCAGAGACCTGAAGGTTGACGAGGGGGATAAACTGGAAGTATGTGGCACAGAATACAATGTCAGCCTGATAATTCCTAACAGGACGCATCAGGAGTTACACCTTAAACGGGTGAGAACATGA
- a CDS encoding HK97 gp10 family phage protein encodes MTIRIDIEKPEELMSKYDEVEDRIEQTVTLLMIELEEIAMNTSPIKTGELRISHTWSVEGSTGELTNTVPYLQWVLYGRGWVFPVEKKALYWPELLHPVAYARPAPPNDYFSASVAYIDAKGIVEDSFIEWLIS; translated from the coding sequence ATGACAATAAGGATTGATATAGAGAAGCCAGAGGAACTCATGAGCAAATATGATGAAGTGGAGGATCGTATTGAGCAGACAGTCACGCTACTCATGATTGAACTCGAAGAGATAGCGATGAACACTTCTCCCATTAAGACGGGGGAACTCAGGATCAGTCACACCTGGAGTGTTGAGGGTTCAACTGGTGAACTCACTAACACAGTCCCATACTTGCAGTGGGTCCTCTATGGAAGGGGATGGGTGTTCCCCGTGGAGAAAAAGGCCCTATACTGGCCTGAACTTCTGCACCCTGTGGCTTATGCCAGACCAGCCCCGCCGAATGATTACTTCTCCGCGTCAGTCGCCTATATCGATGCCAAGGGTATCGTGGAGGATTCATTTATCGAGTGGCTGATATCATGA
- a CDS encoding pseudomurein-binding repeat-containing protein — protein DMLRRYEDFVRINGREPNTIYIEQGKSDHVPLGTFKDMLRRYEDFVRINGREPNYISIQPQPSLKGPWTTKVIEKIGTFHDATSLYEQVKKTCKYKYYYNDQVPNHVAVMRMTTSGINCTDACQLFQRVMEEMGYMVKIEHVQVKCSDGEWYGHYLLNVKGYEFKDWVIWDYVSATKTGRPLGKPCCLNGLKHLGWGIVSPKHD, from the coding sequence AGGATATGTTAAGGCGCTACGAGGATTTTGTGAGGATCAATGGCCGTGAACCTAATACAATATACATTGAACAAGGTAAAAGTGACCATGTTCCTTTAGGAACATTCAAGGATATGTTAAGGCGCTACGAGGATTTTGTGAGGATCAATGGCCGTGAACCTAATTATATCAGCATTCAACCTCAACCATCTTTAAAAGGGCCTTGGACAACTAAGGTCATCGAAAAGATAGGTACTTTTCATGATGCAACGAGCCTCTATGAACAGGTGAAAAAGACTTGCAAGTATAAATATTACTATAATGATCAGGTCCCCAATCATGTTGCAGTCATGAGAATGACAACAAGCGGGATAAACTGTACTGATGCCTGTCAGTTGTTTCAGCGTGTCATGGAAGAAATGGGGTACATGGTGAAAATAGAACATGTCCAGGTCAAGTGCAGTGACGGGGAGTGGTACGGCCACTACCTTCTAAATGTCAAAGGTTACGAATTCAAAGACTGGGTCATATGGGATTACGTATCTGCAACAAAGACGGGAAGACCATTAGGGAAACCTTGCTGCTTAAATGGACTTAAACATCTGGGATGGGGTATAGTCTCCCCCAAACATGACTAA
- a CDS encoding GTP-binding protein: MDIEEKIKKIEEEIQRTPYNKATAHHIGKLKAKISRLKEEALQRRSSSGKGKGFHIKKSGDSTVVLIGFPSVGKSTLLNELTNAESKVGEYQFTTLEIVPGVMEYRGAQIQIFDIPGIITGASRGKGRGREILSVARSADLIVIVLDVFNTDHMDVILRELRDVGIRPNETPPDVTVKRRKLGGVKLSSTVELTHLDERIIRSVLNEYGIHNADVLIREDITVDQFIDVMEANRAYIPAITVINKIDLVDESYLNHIKHEFPDALLISADRNLNIDELREEIFNRLGLIRIYMKPQGQKADYSEPLIIKEGSTVGDVCQKLHRDFVRKFRHARVWGSSVKFDGQKVGIDHVLNDEDVLRIIIKK, translated from the coding sequence ATGGATATCGAGGAGAAGATCAAAAAGATAGAAGAGGAGATACAGAGGACCCCCTACAACAAGGCCACCGCACACCATATAGGGAAACTGAAGGCGAAGATCTCCCGCCTGAAGGAGGAGGCCCTCCAGCGAAGGTCATCCTCAGGGAAGGGGAAGGGTTTCCATATAAAGAAATCAGGCGACTCCACCGTTGTGCTTATCGGTTTCCCCTCTGTCGGTAAATCCACCCTCCTCAACGAACTCACCAATGCAGAGTCAAAGGTTGGGGAGTACCAGTTCACAACACTTGAGATAGTGCCTGGTGTGATGGAGTACCGTGGGGCTCAGATACAGATCTTCGACATACCAGGGATAATCACCGGTGCCTCCCGCGGTAAGGGCCGTGGAAGGGAGATACTGTCGGTTGCAAGGAGCGCTGACCTCATAGTCATTGTGCTGGATGTCTTCAACACGGACCACATGGACGTGATTCTACGTGAACTTCGGGATGTTGGCATAAGACCCAATGAGACGCCCCCAGATGTGACCGTGAAGAGGAGAAAACTGGGTGGTGTGAAGCTGTCATCAACAGTTGAACTGACCCACCTTGATGAGAGGATCATACGCTCTGTGCTCAATGAGTATGGCATCCACAATGCCGATGTACTCATAAGGGAGGATATAACCGTTGACCAGTTCATAGATGTTATGGAGGCAAACCGCGCCTACATACCGGCCATCACAGTTATAAACAAGATAGACCTTGTGGATGAATCCTATCTGAACCATATAAAGCACGAATTTCCAGATGCCCTGCTGATATCTGCAGACAGGAACCTGAACATCGATGAGCTCAGGGAGGAAATATTTAACCGCCTTGGGCTTATAAGGATATACATGAAGCCACAGGGACAGAAGGCAGACTACAGTGAACCACTGATAATTAAGGAGGGTTCAACCGTTGGTGACGTGTGTCAGAAACTCCACAGAGACTTTGTCCGTAAATTCCGGCACGCCAGGGTCTGGGGTAGCTCGGTTAAATTTGACGGTCAGAAGGTGGGAATCGACCATGTCCTCAACGATGAGGATGTGCTGAGGATCATCATAAAGAAGTGA
- a CDS encoding sulfide-dependent adenosine diphosphate thiazole synthase has product MKLDDIKISRAIVEGYMEELLDYMEMDVAIGGGGPSGLTAGYYLARAGLKVALFERKLSIGGGMWGGGMMFNKIVVQDEGKEILDEFGVRSKPYDEGYHVADSVEATSTLCSRACQAGLKIFNLMSIEDVMIRDEGITGLVLNWSSVEMAGLHVDPLTVRAGAVIDATGHDCEIVKVVERKIGPELNTPDGRIQGERSMWADVGEAALIDNTREVYPNLYVAGMASNAVYGAPRMGPIFGGMLVSGRRVAEMIIEKLK; this is encoded by the coding sequence ATGAAACTTGACGATATAAAAATTTCAAGAGCCATTGTTGAAGGATACATGGAGGAACTCCTGGACTACATGGAAATGGACGTTGCAATTGGTGGAGGGGGACCCTCCGGACTTACAGCAGGCTACTACCTTGCAAGGGCGGGCCTGAAGGTTGCCCTCTTTGAGAGAAAGCTCTCCATAGGTGGGGGTATGTGGGGCGGCGGTATGATGTTCAACAAGATCGTTGTCCAGGATGAGGGTAAGGAGATCCTGGATGAGTTTGGTGTAAGGTCAAAGCCCTACGATGAAGGATACCATGTTGCAGACTCTGTTGAGGCAACATCAACCCTCTGCTCAAGGGCATGCCAGGCAGGCCTCAAGATATTCAACCTCATGAGCATAGAGGACGTTATGATACGTGACGAGGGCATAACAGGTCTTGTGCTTAACTGGAGCTCTGTTGAGATGGCCGGACTCCACGTTGACCCCCTCACCGTTAGGGCAGGGGCTGTTATAGATGCAACCGGCCATGACTGTGAGATAGTGAAGGTCGTGGAGCGGAAGATAGGCCCGGAACTCAACACCCCCGATGGCAGGATACAGGGTGAAAGGTCAATGTGGGCCGATGTGGGTGAGGCCGCCCTCATAGATAACACCCGCGAGGTCTACCCCAACCTCTATGTGGCTGGTATGGCGAGCAACGCAGTCTACGGCGCCCCACGTATGGGCCCCATATTCGGGGGTATGCTGGTCTCAGGTCGAAGGGTTGCAGAGATGATAATTGAAAAGCTGAAATAA
- a CDS encoding adenylate kinase family protein, translating into MRPICITGTPGVGKSTVAGILGDSGFRVLSVGELALEEGFILGSNPDRGYLEVDIESLCRHVEGLEGDDAILEGHLSHLCGCCSMVIVLRLHPKILEGRLKARGYPEEKIAENLEAEALDVCLVEAVEIHGDRVHEVDTTGRSASAVAGIIKDIINGSMVCPPGGVDFSGWLLG; encoded by the coding sequence ATGAGGCCCATCTGCATAACAGGAACCCCTGGTGTTGGTAAGAGTACCGTGGCTGGAATTCTCGGGGATTCCGGTTTCAGGGTCCTTTCCGTGGGTGAACTTGCGCTGGAGGAGGGTTTCATCCTTGGAAGTAACCCTGACCGTGGTTACCTTGAGGTGGACATTGAATCCCTCTGCAGACACGTTGAGGGCCTTGAGGGTGACGATGCCATCCTCGAGGGTCACCTCTCCCATCTCTGTGGCTGCTGCAGCATGGTGATAGTGCTGAGGCTCCACCCAAAAATCCTTGAGGGGCGCCTTAAGGCAAGGGGTTACCCTGAGGAGAAGATCGCTGAGAACCTTGAGGCCGAGGCCCTGGACGTGTGCCTGGTGGAGGCTGTTGAGATCCATGGTGATAGGGTCCACGAGGTTGATACAACCGGCAGATCAGCCAGCGCGGTTGCCGGTATCATAAAGGATATTATAAATGGTTCCATGGTGTGCCCGCCGGGTGGGGTTGACTTCTCAGGATGGCTCCTTGGTTGA
- the rnp4 gene encoding ribonuclease P protein component 4, with protein sequence MRRGKRPGWMLKIARERIDILFRMADREFAANPGRSHRYTELARNISMKYRVRIPREWRRRFCRRCYSFLKPGSNCTVRISGGKVNFRCHECGHIMRFPYIQEKKQKRRNKIESHTIKKGTDEQVTFGAHNKRGKGRSDRKSH encoded by the coding sequence TTGAGGAGAGGAAAGAGACCCGGATGGATGCTGAAAATTGCCCGTGAGAGAATAGACATCCTCTTCAGAATGGCTGACCGTGAATTTGCGGCCAACCCGGGGAGATCGCACAGGTACACCGAACTTGCAAGAAACATATCTATGAAGTACCGTGTAAGGATTCCCAGAGAGTGGAGAAGGAGGTTCTGCAGGAGGTGTTACAGCTTCCTCAAACCAGGTTCAAACTGCACCGTAAGGATATCCGGTGGGAAGGTTAATTTTAGGTGTCATGAGTGCGGTCACATCATGAGATTCCCCTACATTCAGGAAAAAAAACAGAAAAGGAGAAATAAAATTGAGTCTCACACCATCAAAAAAGGAACTGATGAGCAGGTCACTTTCGGCGCTCACAATAAACGTGGGAAAGGCAGGAGTGACCGAAAGTCTCATTGA
- a CDS encoding YhbY family RNA-binding protein — MSRSLSALTINVGKAGVTESLIEEVRRQLKANELIKIRFARTVASQKESYITEIVEKTNSKLIDLRGNVAIIFKKRS; from the coding sequence ATGAGCAGGTCACTTTCGGCGCTCACAATAAACGTGGGAAAGGCAGGAGTGACCGAAAGTCTCATTGAAGAGGTCAGGAGGCAGTTGAAGGCAAATGAACTTATAAAGATAAGATTCGCCAGGACAGTGGCCTCACAAAAAGAAAGCTATATTACCGAGATAGTTGAAAAAACAAATTCTAAGCTCATAGATTTAAGAGGAAATGTGGCAATAATTTTCAAAAAAAGATCTTAG
- a CDS encoding 30S ribosomal protein S19e, which translates to MTTVYDVPADLLINKVAEDLKKDGKVKSPEWVNFVKTGVHKERRPENPDWWYVRAAALLRRVYIDGPVGVNSLRTHYGGKKDRGSRPERFRRGSGAIIRRALQQLEESGLITKEDGGRVVTPEGRSFLDKAAAEVKKEVEGLENY; encoded by the coding sequence ATGACTACAGTTTATGATGTGCCAGCAGATCTGCTTATAAATAAGGTTGCCGAGGACCTTAAGAAGGATGGTAAAGTTAAATCCCCTGAGTGGGTTAACTTTGTCAAGACAGGTGTCCACAAGGAAAGAAGGCCCGAGAACCCTGACTGGTGGTATGTGAGGGCAGCTGCCCTTCTGAGGAGGGTCTATATCGATGGGCCTGTGGGTGTTAACAGCCTCAGGACCCACTACGGCGGTAAAAAGGATAGGGGTTCACGGCCAGAAAGGTTCAGAAGGGGAAGCGGTGCAATAATAAGGAGAGCCCTTCAGCAGCTTGAAGAATCAGGCCTCATAACAAAGGAGGATGGTGGGAGAGTCGTAACACCTGAAGGTCGTTCATTCCTTGATAAGGCTGCCGCTGAAGTAAAAAAAGAAGTTGAAGGCCTTGAGAATTACTGA
- a CDS encoding DNA-binding protein, with the protein MTDLEEIRRKKMLELQQRAQQQAMETEAQEQMRQQLEMRKKQIMMQILTPEARSRLANLRLTRPEFVEQIELQLIQLAQMGRVRSKITDEQLKELLKKVSGKKREIKISRK; encoded by the coding sequence TTGACAGACCTCGAAGAAATACGTCGCAAAAAGATGCTGGAACTCCAGCAGAGGGCACAGCAACAGGCAATGGAAACTGAAGCCCAGGAGCAGATGCGTCAGCAGCTGGAAATGCGGAAGAAACAGATAATGATGCAGATACTCACCCCTGAAGCCCGCAGCCGTCTTGCAAATCTGAGGCTTACAAGGCCAGAATTCGTTGAGCAGATAGAACTCCAGCTGATACAGCTGGCCCAGATGGGTCGTGTGAGGTCAAAGATAACAGATGAACAGCTAAAGGAGCTGCTCAAGAAAGTTTCTGGCAAAAAAAGGGAGATAAAGATCAGTAGAAAATGA
- a CDS encoding asparagine synthase-related protein, with translation MNACVLYSGGKDSSLMAVMLQRMGIQAELVTVNFGVYDSWRPASMAADALGFKHRVLELSGDVIREATEMIINDGFPNNGIMHIHRSAVEAAAAEYDLVADGTRRDDRTPKLTRDEIQSLEDRRDVEYVNLDGFGYRTINRFASELFTLKREKSNPENSSDYEVEVRLLMEKMGCRSESFFPVHFQTRVTGWKDPQQGGR, from the coding sequence ATGAATGCATGCGTACTCTACAGTGGCGGTAAGGACAGCTCACTGATGGCTGTGATGCTCCAGAGGATGGGGATCCAGGCTGAACTTGTAACTGTGAACTTTGGTGTCTATGATTCCTGGAGACCCGCATCCATGGCTGCAGATGCCCTGGGATTCAAACACAGGGTCCTTGAACTCAGTGGGGATGTGATCAGGGAAGCCACTGAAATGATAATAAATGATGGGTTCCCCAATAACGGTATAATGCATATACACAGAAGCGCCGTTGAGGCCGCTGCAGCTGAGTATGATCTGGTTGCTGATGGAACGCGACGTGATGACAGGACCCCAAAGCTTACAAGGGATGAAATACAGAGTCTTGAAGACCGTAGAGATGTTGAATATGTGAACCTTGATGGTTTTGGTTACAGGACCATCAACAGATTCGCTTCAGAGTTATTCACACTTAAAAGGGAGAAGAGTAATCCTGAAAACAGCTCCGACTATGAGGTTGAGGTTCGCCTCCTCATGGAGAAGATGGGCTGCAGATCAGAGTCATTCTTCCCCGTTCACTTCCAGACCAGGGTTACTGGCTGGAAAGATCCACAGCAAGGAGGACGCTGA
- a CDS encoding 50S ribosomal protein L39e has translation MSRNKHVARKLRMAKANRQNRRVPAWVMVKTNYRVRSHPKMRHWRRTKLKV, from the coding sequence ATGAGTAGAAACAAACATGTTGCCAGGAAACTTAGAATGGCGAAGGCTAACAGACAGAACAGAAGGGTGCCCGCATGGGTGATGGTTAAAACCAATTACAGGGTCAGAAGCCATCCAAAGATGAGGCACTGGAGAAGGACCAAACTCAAGGTATAG
- a CDS encoding 50S ribosomal protein L31e: MERIYVIPLRKAKEVPRTIRAPKAVKIVREFLMKHMKTDTVKIDESINEKIWERGIQKIPPRIKVRAVKDDDGVVEAILEE, from the coding sequence ATGGAAAGAATTTACGTTATACCCCTGCGGAAGGCAAAGGAAGTTCCAAGAACCATAAGAGCACCGAAGGCTGTTAAGATTGTCAGAGAATTTCTCATGAAACACATGAAGACAGACACCGTTAAAATTGATGAATCCATCAACGAAAAAATCTGGGAAAGGGGTATCCAGAAGATTCCCCCCAGGATAAAGGTCAGAGCCGTCAAGGATGATGACGGCGTGGTGGAAGCCATTCTCGAAGAATAA
- a CDS encoding translation initiation factor IF-6 — translation MIRRINLSGNPNIGVYISVTDSVALIPVNTSPKFEDALREALEVEVLRTSLSGSSLNGALSVGNSNGFVVSNQAMDREVEALMAAGLEVTRIPDRFTAVGNLVLANDNGAVASPLLSEDALNVIGDVLEVDVKVSTVAGLNIIGSLGAVTNRGALLHPHISENELRVVEGTLGVEADVGTVNHGVALVGACSAANSNGVLVGEETTGPELARIEEALGFLEG, via the coding sequence ATGATCAGAAGGATCAACCTCAGCGGAAACCCCAACATTGGAGTCTACATCTCTGTAACTGACAGTGTGGCCCTCATACCTGTTAATACATCCCCAAAATTTGAGGATGCATTGAGGGAGGCCCTTGAAGTTGAAGTCCTGAGGACATCCCTCAGTGGCAGCAGCCTAAACGGGGCGCTTTCGGTTGGAAATTCAAACGGTTTCGTGGTTTCAAATCAGGCAATGGACCGTGAAGTTGAGGCGCTCATGGCTGCAGGTCTTGAGGTTACCCGTATCCCCGACAGGTTCACGGCGGTTGGCAACCTTGTTCTGGCCAATGATAATGGTGCCGTTGCAAGTCCACTGCTATCAGAGGATGCCCTGAACGTTATAGGGGATGTTCTTGAGGTTGATGTTAAAGTATCCACAGTTGCAGGCCTCAACATCATAGGATCCCTGGGGGCTGTGACCAACCGCGGAGCACTCCTGCACCCCCACATCTCAGAGAACGAGCTGAGGGTCGTGGAGGGGACCCTGGGGGTGGAGGCAGATGTTGGCACCGTCAACCATGGTGTAGCACTTGTAGGTGCCTGCTCAGCAGCCAACTCAAATGGTGTCCTTGTGGGTGAAGAAACCACAGGACCTGAACTTGCAAGGATAGAAGAAGCTTTAGGTTTTCTTGAGGGATGA
- the rpl18a gene encoding 50S ribosomal protein L18Ae: protein MKTKIFRVKGRFQMGDKLQPFTKELKAIKEEEIYERLYSEFGSKHRVPRSKVMIEEIEEISPEEVEDPVVRALVQR from the coding sequence ATGAAAACGAAGATATTTAGGGTTAAAGGAAGGTTCCAGATGGGTGATAAACTTCAGCCATTCACAAAGGAACTCAAGGCAATAAAGGAAGAGGAGATCTACGAGAGACTATACTCCGAATTCGGAAGTAAACACAGGGTTCCAAGAAGCAAGGTTATGATTGAGGAGATAGAGGAGATATCACCCGAGGAGGTAGAGGACCCGGTGGTCAGGGCGCTGGTCCAGAGGTGA
- the pfdA gene encoding prefoldin subunit alpha, with translation MEDQQKLEEIVNQLNIYQSQAELIQQQMEAVRATISELEILENTLKDIQGKDGSETLVPVGAGSFIKAELKETEEVIMSVGAGVAIKKNFEDAMKTIDSQKKELEATLQKMGENLRKITDIILKLSPQAEELLKRVRGSEE, from the coding sequence ATGGAAGACCAGCAGAAACTTGAGGAGATAGTGAACCAGCTAAACATTTACCAGAGCCAGGCTGAACTCATCCAGCAGCAGATGGAGGCTGTCCGGGCAACAATCAGCGAACTGGAGATACTTGAAAACACCCTGAAGGACATTCAGGGAAAGGATGGCTCTGAAACCCTTGTACCTGTTGGTGCCGGTTCCTTCATAAAGGCAGAACTCAAGGAGACAGAAGAGGTCATAATGAGTGTCGGTGCGGGTGTTGCCATAAAGAAGAACTTTGAGGACGCCATGAAAACCATCGACTCACAGAAGAAGGAACTTGAGGCAACACTCCAGAAAATGGGGGAAAACCTCCGCAAAATAACTGACATCATCCTTAAACTATCTCCTCAGGCAGAGGAACTCCTTAAAAGGGTAAGGGGAAGTGAGGAGTAA